Part of the Nerophis ophidion isolate RoL-2023_Sa linkage group LG11, RoL_Noph_v1.0, whole genome shotgun sequence genome is shown below.
CGTTTTTTTTGCCAATGTATGACatgtttctttttattttacATCAATATGAGCActacaatttagattttttttttaatctgacaaGTCCTGGCTATACATCTGACATCTAGCCGATGCGACTGCAGTCTGAAAGGGTATTTGCGGTCATCTGACCGATACATCATTAAAAGGTGAAAAACATCACCATTTTTCGCCAAAGCTGACATGCAAATTTAAATGCTAGACGATGGAGCCGAAATTAATCAGTGGTGAAAATATGAGAATTGAGATTGAAGAATTGAATTGGGAATTATGAAAATTGAACATTCAAATATAGGACGTACGTCAATGTCCCGTCACTGGGCCTCCTCGCCCGCACGCTCCTTAGTACAGACGTCTGGACTAGTGTCCCCAGAAATTACCATAGCTACCATAGCTAAAAGGCATGCCTTCTTCCTTAATCTTATACAAGGAATAATAAATGTTGACTGTGGTTGCCCAAAACTGTTGAAATTGCCATAAATAAGCAAGGGCGGCGTGACCCCAACACAAATCGGGGCCATGTTTACTCTCAATGTGTGACATCACGTTTTGTGTGCATGCGCATCAGTTCATAGATGCATTCTGCTCACATTAGACATACAAAGAAGTTGCACATTATTTTGTTAACAtgatctcacaagatgtagtttctctttaaatatccttcttgaaaatggccttgcaaatatgcGTTGTCTTGTCCTGATGGGTcctgattagcgccttgcatggcagctcccaccatcagtgtgtgaatgtgtgtgtgaatgggtgaatgtgaaaatagtgtcaaagcgcttagagtcccttaaaaaaatgtggaaaagcgctaaacaagtacaaaaaaTTAATTGGGGATCATACCCTGCAGTGTGAATTTACTGTAACTCTGTTCTCTAGGTGGTTTGTTGACATCTTCATATCTCTTGCTTTCTCCCATTGCCTGTTCATGTCTCCACAGATCCTAAACAAATACGAGTCGTGGATCTCCTTCCTGAGTAGCGTACGATACTGGATGGCCTTCAACATCGAGCGAGCTTGCCAATCTTACTTTGGCTGCGTGCAGTGCATCAGCGGGCCTTTAGGAATGTACCGGAACTCACTCCTGCATGAGTTTCTAGAAGACTGGTACAATCAGACCTTCATGGGATCGCACTGCAGTTTTGGGGACGACCGCCATCTTACGAACCGAGTTCTCAGTCTCGGATATGCAACCAAGTACACCGCACGGTCAAAGTGCCTAACAGAGACACCCATTACTTACTTGCGTTGGCTGAATCAGCAGACTAGATGGAGTAAGTCCTATTTCCGAGAATGGCTTTACAACTCCATGTGGTTTCACAAACATCATCTCTGGATGACCTATGAGGCTGTGATCACTGGGTTCTTCCCATTTTTTCTCATCGCCACTGCGATCCAACTCTTCTACCAAGGAAGACTCTGGAATATTCTGTTATTTCTTCTCATTGTTCAGGCAGTGGCCCTGATCAAGTCAACATTTGCCAGCTGTCTCAGAGGCAACATCGTCATGGTGTTCATGTCCTTTTATTCTGTACTGTACATGTCAAGCCTGTTGCCAGCAAAAATGTTTGCAATCGCAACAATTAACAAATCTGGATGGGGGACCTCGGGGAGGAAAACAGTAGTGGTGAACTTTATTGGTCTCATCCCAATATCAGTTTGGTTTACCATCCTCTTCGTCGGGATTATCTACACGACAATCCTGCAGACTAGAAAACCCTTCCCTGAATCAGAAATGCTTATTCTGTTTATAGGAGCAGTTGTCTATGCCAGTTACTGGGTGATGCTTTTGTCTTTGTACGCAGTGCTCATAAACAAGTGTGGAAAGAGGAAGAAGGAACATTACGATATGGTGCTGGACGTATGACTTCTTTAGAAAACTCCTTATTTACCACAAATATGGTATATTTCTTCAAGACGCTCCTCTGATCTGGAGTTATATGTTGAGTTAAACAATGGGCAAGTCCAAAATGCTCAAACTTGAATGGCaagagtaagaaaacaaaaacatgacagtGGCTGCTTTGAGTTCATTCAGGAGTACCATAGCATTCCTAATTGTGGTACGACACAACAATTACCCTGCCTATATTTATTGTTACTGCCTTTGTTCATCTGAAAAAACAGCTTCTATAGGCTTGCTACAGTTATCGCTGATGACTCAGTATGGCTAAATGAACCATTTTGCGTTGGGAGCAAGAATGCAAGACTTTGTATAGCTACCTCTTAGACTTGTCATGCTCACTGGGCTTCACTATTACTTTAGCATCCCCGCTAAAGAAACTGTGAATCATGTGAATTGAGGATTTATACTGTATAGTTCAACTCCAGAGCCCAACTGTGCAAATTTGTTGAGCCTCGCTAGAAAAATGAATGATCCCTTGCCAGGTTGTGCATTTTACGGTCGATCAAAACTTACATTAAGGGGGAACTTCACTTCTtattggaattttgcccatcatccacagtccgtatgtgagacaagaacacataactTTCCCTTTCTGcgcaatctatcaatcaatcaatcaatcaatgctcatttatatagccgtaaatcactagtgtctcaaagggctgcacaaaccagaaCACAATAACCTattgtgggacgtcggtgacaatgatgactatgagaagaaccataggttccctacccctgatctatgtTATGATCTGTTCCCCGGATCATAGTTTATTTACGTTTTTGATTCACGTGTggtttaagttctgtttcagcacccctctTTTGGGTTTCTTGGTTGTCATTAGTGCTGATTAGTGTCACctccctctgattagtgtttgggatgctcacctgttcctgggcactaatcagagagctgttTAGTCCTGCCTGTCGCCTCATATTCTATTCCTGAGCTAAGCTTGGCCTTGTTCGTGTGTTTTGCTTTTCTTTTTGGCTACTCCGTTAGCTTAACGCGCTATAGGCACactcattttgtttattttgtattttgtatgttTTCCCGAAGAATAAATCATTCTTCTTACCTGCAAGCTGCTTCCTGTCCTCCCGCCGCTTCCTGGAAAGACCACGTCCGGCATCAACATGCCGCGAACCGCGTAAGAATCTAAAAACCATCCAGAACTATCcactatttttaataacatttaatattcacAGTATGTTGGTTAATTTGAGTATAACCGAGAGTTGAGCGCATTGATTTCAGAGAGCACATAGCAAtacctactcggtggcctagtggttagagtgtacgccctgagatcggtaggttgtgagttcaaaccccggcggagtcataccaaagactattaaaatgggacccattacctccctgcttggcactcagcatcaagggttggaattggcggttaaatcaccaaaaatgattcctgggcgctgctgcccactgctcccctcacctcccatggggtgaacaaggtgatgggtcaaatgcagaggacacatttcaccacacctagtgtgtgtgtgtgtgtgtgtgacaatcattggtactttaactttaacctaatGAACATTTCAAATAAGAGCTTCAAACCGAGACTCACAATATCGGCTCTCACTggaatgccgactgatgggatggtgTGTCTACCAGCACCATATTTGTGCCGTCCTTGTGTAACGGGGGCCGGTCAGTGCGGCGGTGCCATGTGCGTACAGCTCACACCCCGACAACTTCAAGGGTGTGCTGGCGGCCGAGTTAGTCAGACTGGGCTTTTAGCTCGAAGGTCAGCACCTGACCTCTCATGTGGACGACCAGGGTTTGCGTCCCTGTGCGGAATGGGATAAAGTTAGGGGGCCAAACCGGCTGGGTTACACTTGATTCATAACCGTCCTAACTCCTTAGATCTGAAAAAATGCTTCCTTGCAATGTGTTCCGTTTGTTGAGCGTCACGTTGAGAGCCATATGATAAAAATGTGGTAGCTTGTGGATTTTCAAAGTTGACCTGCAACTTCTCGGTTTgctgccacaaccttctactacacaGGTGCGAATCGTGTTTTATAATCTACTATTAACTTGTAGCAGCTCAAGGTCCTTCGTGTACTTTAGTTTATGGAGGTTAGCAACCAACATTATTACCAACAAAAGTTATCGAGTAGCTGGCTATTCGCTAATGATCGGAGTAGCAATGTGAGCTAGGCAATGTGTCGGTGTTAGCGCTCACAATAAAAATGTCGCTATAGCTGAGTTAAGATGCAGGTCATAGCATGTAAATGGAGCGTTGTTCTCTTTTTTTATAGGCGGAAAAGATTAATCCCTTTACTAATAACAGCAATTTTCCAATATTTAGAACACATAGAAAAGCATAATACATGTCATACACTAGGATCGTGGATGACgggcaatatttaaaaaaaaaaaaaaagtccagctCCCCTTGAATGAATATAAACAGCACATACAGTATCATTATGACGAATAGTGTCCTTGCATAATCTCAGTTGTTCTGGATGCCATAAAATGTCGTACCTTGTCAGTGTTTTCTTTAGGGAAGAGCCAAATCAGGCAGAGGAAATGTTTGCAGGAACGGCTATAAAACTGACAGCTGCTTTCTTTCTCTTATTGTCTTCAAGTCATATGGGGACAATCTTGCTCATCCGGCCTTCTTTACTTTATGAACCAGTAAATTACCTTAGTGAATGAAACCAATTGCTCCACATTATTATGACAAGACAGCACTTGTTGAGTGTTAAGTGTACTGTATTTATGTACTTATACATTTCTTTGAATGTAAaagtgttaatatatatatatatataaatatgtatgtatgtgtatgtatatatatatatatatatatatatatatatatatatatatatatatatattaggggtgtgggaaaaaatcgattcgaatacgaattgaattgtttatgttgtgcgattcagaatcgattctaattttttaaaaatctattttttttttttttttttatcaatccaacaaaccacagcaataccataacaatgcaatccaattccaaaacacaacctgacccagcaacactcagaactgcaataaacagagcacttgagaggagacacaaacacgacacagaacaaaccaaacttattgaaacaaaaattaatataatcaacaacagtatcaatattagttataatttcagcatagcagtgattaaaaatccctcattgacattatcattagacatttataaaaataaaaaaaaaagtgtcacagtggcttacacttgcatcgcatttcataagcttgacaacactctgtgtccaatattttctcaaagataaaataagtcatatttttggtttgtttaatagttaaaacaaatttatattaatacaatcagttgataaaacattgtcctttacaattataaa
Proteins encoded:
- the has2 gene encoding hyaluronan synthase 2, with amino-acid sequence MSCQRVLTYLRIFGTTMFGVSLLVGISTAYIMGYQFFTTAHNHLSFGLYGAILVVHLIIQSLFALLEHRNMKRSLETPIKLNKSLALCIAAYQEDPNYLRKCLVSVKRLTYPGIKVILVVDGNSDEDLYMMDIFKEVMGWDKVATYVWRSNFHSRGPEETDESYAESLQQISRLVLNNKCVCIMQKWGGKREVMYTAFKALGRSVDYVQVCDSDTMLDPASSVEMVKVLEEDPMVGGVGGDVQILNKYESWISFLSSVRYWMAFNIERACQSYFGCVQCISGPLGMYRNSLLHEFLEDWYNQTFMGSHCSFGDDRHLTNRVLSLGYATKYTARSKCLTETPITYLRWLNQQTRWSKSYFREWLYNSMWFHKHHLWMTYEAVITGFFPFFLIATAIQLFYQGRLWNILLFLLIVQAVALIKSTFASCLRGNIVMVFMSFYSVLYMSSLLPAKMFAIATINKSGWGTSGRKTVVVNFIGLIPISVWFTILFVGIIYTTILQTRKPFPESEMLILFIGAVVYASYWVMLLSLYAVLINKCGKRKKEHYDMVLDV